One genomic segment of Panicum virgatum strain AP13 chromosome 2N, P.virgatum_v5, whole genome shotgun sequence includes these proteins:
- the LOC120659875 gene encoding probable cellulose synthase A catalytic subunit 3 [UDP-forming]: MEASAGLVAGSHNRNELVVIRRDGDPGPKPLRQPNGQVCQICGDDVGLAPGGEPFVACNECAFPVCRDCYEYERREGTQNCPQCKTRYKRLKGCARVPGDEEEDGVDDLENEFNWDGNESQYGAESLHGHMTYGRGGDLNGVQQPFQLNPNVPLLTNGQMVDDIPPEQHALVPSFMGGGGKRIHPLPYADPSLPVQPRSMDPSKDLAAYGYGSVAWKERMESWKQKQERMHQMRNDAGGDDGGDDDLPLMDEARQPLSRKIPIPSSQINPYRMIIIIRLVVLGFFFHYRVMHPVNDAFALWLISVICEIWFAMSWILDQFPKWFPIERETYLDRLSLRFDKEGQPSQLAPIDFFVSTVDPLKEPPLVTANTVLSILAVDYPVDKVSCYVSDDGAAMLTFEALSETSEFAKKWVPFCKRFNIEPRAPEWYFQQKIDYLKDKVAASFVGERRAMKREYEEFKVRINALVAKAQKVPEEGWTMQDGTPWPGNNVRDHPGMIQVFLGQSGGLDCEGNELPRLVYVSREKRPGYNHHKKAGAMNALVRVSAVLTNAPYLLNLDCDHYINNSKAIKEAMCFMMDPLLGKKVCYVQFPQRFDGIDRHDRYANRNVVFFDINMKGLDGIQGPIYVGTGCVFRRQALYGYDAPKSKKPPSRTCNCWPKWCFCCCCCGNRKHKKKTTKPKSEKKKRLLFFKKEENQSPAYTLGEIDEGAPGAENEKAGIVNQQKLEKKFGQSSVFVTSTLLENGGTLKSASPASLLKEAIHVISCGYEDKTDWGKEIGWIYGSVTEDILTGFKMHCHGWRSIYCIPKRPAFKGSAPLNLSDRLHQVLRWALGSIEIFFSNHCPLWYGYGGGLKFLERFSYINSIVYPWTSIPLLAYCTLPAICLLTGKFITPELNNVASLWFMSLFICIFATSILEMRWSGVGIDNWWRNEQFWVIGGVSSHLFAVFQGLLKVIAGVDTSFTVTSKGGDDEEFSELYTFKWTTLLIPPTTLLLLNFIGVVAGVSNAINNGYESWGPLFGKLFFAFWVIVHLYPFLKGLVGRQNRTPTIVIVWSILLASIFSLLWVRIDPFLAKNDGPLLEECGLDCN; encoded by the exons ATGGAGGCGAGCGCCGGGCTGGTGGCCGGCTCCCACAACCGCAACGAGCTCGTCGTCATCCGCCGCGACGGCGATCCCGGG CCGAAGCCGCTGCGGCAGCCGAATGGGCAGGTGTGCCAGATTTGCGGCGACGACGTCGGCCTCGCCCCCGGCGGGGAGCCCTTCGTGGCCTGCAACGAGTGCGCCTTCCCCGTCTGCCGGGACTGCTACGAGTACGAGCGCCGGGAGGGCACCCAGAACTGCCCCCAGTGCAAGACCCGCTACAAGCGCCTCAAGG GCTGCGCTCGTGTGCCCGGggatgaggaagaggatggcGTCGACGACCTGGAGAACGAGTTCAACTGGGACGGCAATGAGTCGCAGTATGGCGCCGAGTCACTCCACGGCCACATGACCTACGGCCGTGGAGGCGACCTTAACGGCGTCCAGCAGCCTTTCCAGCTGAACCCCAATGTTCCCCTCCTCACCAATGGGCAGATG GTGGATGACATCCCACCGGAGCAGCACGCTCTGGTCCCGTCTTTCATGGGCGGTGGGGGCAAGAGGATCCACCCACTTCCATATGCGGATCCCAGTTTACCTG TCCAACCAAGGTCCATGGACCCATCCAAGGATCTTGCTGCGTATGGCTATGGTAGTGTTGCATGGAAGGAGAGGATGGAGAGCTGGAAGCAGAAGCAGGAGAGGATGCACCAGATGAGGAATGATGCCGGTGGTGATGATGGTGGTGATGACGATCTTCCACT AATGGATGAAGCAAGACAACCACTGTCCAGGAAAATTCCAATTCCATCAAGCCAGATTAATCCATATAGGATGATTATCATTATTCGGCTTGTGGTTTTGGGGTTCTTCTTCCACTATCGAGTGATGCATCCAGTGAACGATGCATTTGCTTTGTGGCTCATATCTGTTATCTGTGAAATTTGGTTTGCCATGTCTTGGATCCTTGATCAATTCCCAAAATGGTTCCCTATTGAGAGAGAGACATACTTAGACCGGCTGTCATTGAG GTTCGACAAGGAAGGCCAGCCATCTCAACTTGCTCCAATCGATTTCTTTGTCAGTACAGTCGATCCATTAAAGGAACCTCCTTTGGTCACAGCAAATACTGTTCTATCTATCCTTGCGGTGGATTATCCAGTTGATAAGGTGTCTTGCTATGTTTCTGATGATGGTGCTGCAATGCTAACATTTGAAGCGCTGTCTGAAACATCCGAATTTGCAAAGAAATGGGTTCCTTTCTGCAAAAGGTTCAATATTGAACCTCGTGCTCCAGAGTGGTACTTCCAACAGAAAATAGACTACTTGAAAGACAAGGTGGCGGCAAGCTTTGTTGGTGAGAGGAGAGCGATGAAG AGAGAGTATGAGGAATTCAAGGTCAGAATCAATGCCTTGGTTGCTAAAGCCCAGAAAGTTCCTGAAGAAGGATGGACAATGCAAGATGGGACCCCCTGGCCTGGAAACAATGTTCGTGATCATCCTGGAATGATTCAG GTCTTCCTTGGCCAAAGTGGAGGTCTTGATTGCGAGGGAAATGAGCTACCACGATTGGTTTATGTTTCAAGAGAAAAACGACCTGGCTATAACCATCATAAGAAAGCTGGTGCTATGAATGCATTG GTCAGAGTCTCTGCTGTACTAACAAATGCTCCCTATTTGTTGAACTTGGATTGTGATCACTACATCAACAACAGTAAGGCTATAAAGGAAGCAATGTGTTTTATGATGGATCCTTTACTGGGAAAGAAGGTGTGCTATGTGCAGTtccctcaaagatttgatgggATTGATCGTCATGACCGATATGCTAACAGGAATGTCGTCTTTTTTGAT ATCAACATGAAAGGTTTGGATGGTATTCAAGGCCCAATCTATGTCGGTACTGGATGTGTATTTAGAAGGCAGGCACTATATGGTTATGATGCCCCTAAATCAAAAAAGCCACCATCAAGGACTTGCAATTGCTGGCCAAAGTGGTGCttttgctgttgctgctgtggtaACAGAAAGCACAAGAAGAAGACTACCAAACCTAAAtcagagaagaagaaaagattACTATTTTTcaagaaagaagaaaatcaaTCCCCTGCATATACTCTTGGTGAGATTGATGAAGGTGCTCCAG GTGCTGAAAATGAAAAGGCTGGTATTGTGAATCAACAAAAATTAGAAAAGAAATTTGGTCAGTCTTCTGTTTTTGTCACGTCCACACTTCTTGAGAATGGTGGGACCTTGAAGAGTGCAAGTCCAGCTTCTCTTTTGAAAGAAGCCATACATGTCATTAGTTGTGGTTATGAAGACAAGACTGACTGGGGAAAAGAG attggCTGGATCTATGGATCAGTCACAGAAGATATTCTAACTGGCTTCAAGATGCATTGTCATGGTTGGCGGTCCATTTACTGCATACCTAAACGACCTGCATTCAAAGGTTCTGCACCTCTGAATCTTTCAGATCGTCTTCACCAGGTTCTTCGGTGGGCTCTTGGGTCTATTGAAATTTTCTTCAGCAACCATTGCCCTCTTTGGTATGGGTATGGTGGTGGTTTGAAATTTTTGGAAAGATTTTCCTACATCAACTCCATCGTATATCCTTGGACGTCTATTCCTCTCTTGGCTTATTGTACATTGCCTGCCATCTGTTTGCTGACAGGAAAATTTATCACTCCAGAG CTAAACAATGTTGCCAGCCTCTGGTTCATGTCACTTTTTATCTGCATCTTTGCTACAAGCATACTAGAAATGAGATGGAGTGGTGTTGGCATTGATAATTGGTGGAGGAATGAGCAGTTTTGGGTCATTGGAGGTGTGTCCTCGCACCTTTTTGCTGTGTTCCAAGGACTTCTCAAGGTCATAGCTGGTGTGGATACAAGCTTCACTGTGACATCAAAGGGTGGTGACGATGAAGAGTTCTCAGAGCTATATACATTCAAGTGGACAACCTTACTAATACCTCCAACCACTCTGCTCTTGTTGAACTTCATTGGTGTGGTTGCTGGTGTTTCAAATGCTATCAACAACGGATATGAATCATGGGGCCCTCTATTCGGGAAGCTCTTCTTTGCATTCTGGGTGATTGTCCATCTGTATCCGTTCCTGAAAGGTTTGGTTGGAAGGCAAAACAGGACACCAACAATTGTCATTGTCTGGTCCATTCTGCTGGCTTCAATCTTCTCACTCCTTTGGGTCCGGATCGATCCTTTCCTAGCAAAAAATGATGGCCCGCTTCTTGAGGAGTGTGGTTTGGATTGCAACTAG